In Campylobacter massiliensis, the DNA window GATATGCTAATCTTGTAAATATCGAGAAATTTATAGGCAATGCTCCAAGAGTAAAGGTGTTTTCAAAACTTAACGCATAAAACTTATAGCGTCCGAGCTCTTCGGGCATTTTTTTACAAATTTTTTAAAATTATACTTTTATTATAAACCATATCAAATATACCATATTTAAATGGTTGCTTTATATCCATGTTTTGCTAAAATTTCTCTTAACTTTCGCATTGGCTCTTTTTTGTTTCTACTAATAGGGCGAGCATACTCTACGTGGCCACGCAACGTTACCGTTTTGGCCCCGCGAGAGGCTCGCAAGGAGAGCTTGCTGCTCCCTTGACCCACGCTTTAGTCTAGACCATATTTATTAAAATAGCCGAGTTAAGTAGGCTATTTTAATAAATATTTAAGCTTACTGGCGTATCTCCGCAAGAACTCGGGGGGGGCAGTCGATTAATTTTTTATTTATAAGTGCGCATAACAAGATAATAAAATTAGTCTGGCGGATCGTATTTAATTAAGCATAAAACCCCCAAGAGCCTAGAAACCAAAAAGTATATTTATGCGGCGGCCGGTTTGGCGGGATACGCCTAGACTAATCCAGGCGTATCTGATTTTATAGTATTTTCTTTATTGGTATTTTTGATAGAGTGACGCATGTTTATCATTCTTGCATATTCACATTCCTCTATAAATTTTCTATATCTTTTTTCAACTCCTCGTAGTCCATCTGCAAAGCATCGTATTTTACCCTCAAATTTTGCAATTCTTCTTGCAAGCTTATTAATTTCTTTCTTAAAGACTCCAAAGATTTCTCGTATCTTTCTTTTTGCGCTTGCGACAATTCGTGTATCTTGTTCACTCAATCGTTCATCAAATGTTGCATGCGATCTATCAAATTTGTCTTGTCTTGTTGCAAACTCGTTATCTCTTTCTCGTATTTTTCGATCAAGGCCTTCTTTTGCAATTCGTGTTCGCTCCTTTCGCTCTTGATCATCTGCGTCAAGTTCTCGTTTTCTTCTAGCAATGCTTCTTCTAATGTTGTCATCTTCTATTCCGTTCTCATAAGTATGTAGTATTTGTTGTTTTGCTCGAAGATCTCCTTGCTTCGAGGGATCGATATATAGTACCGCATCCTTCCGTCCGCTTCTGGCTCCGAATGCCTCCAAGCTTGCGGTATCGTCCAAACTCTAATTGATTCCATCTCTTTTGTTTGTTCGTCCAAAAGCACCTGCAGCTCCTTGATGGCATCCGGTCTCATTTTCTTGATTTGCAGCTCCACCGAATAAGAGCGCATATGATATCCCGCCGCCATTCCGATTATCAGCGCTATCGTAGCCGTGAGCGCTAATATCCATCTTTTGTTCTTGCTTTGGATCGATATAATTTCTTGAAGGCTGGATTCCAAATTTTTGCCTATTGAATTTATCTCGCTTTCTAATGAGCTCTTCAAGTTTTTGCCTATTCCCTTTAAGCTCCTCTTGTGGATTCCTATTATGGAACTCTCGAATTCTTCTGCTTGAGCTTTGGCTGAGCTCTCCAAGTGCTTGAGCGCCTGTGAAATTTGCATCGTATATTCCTCCTTTGAGACGATTTTTTGTTTTTTGATTAGGTAGTACTACAGTTATGCTTTTCTTTGTCGATCTAGTTACTTCAATGCCGCTTTGATTAAGAAGCTCTATCATATGATCTCTATTTTTGATGTAGCCCTCTCTTACTAGTTCGTGTAGC includes these proteins:
- a CDS encoding relaxase family protein yields the protein MLVKFLPTYTGGGLGSINYLLNERKAAGTAKVVKGDENLTRAIIKGIDFKQKTCFGVLSFEEKHDFLTEEQKLKIIKDFERALLGDYMLERVNVLWVEHSDKDGRLELNFLIPKIDLVTGKSFNPYFDKYDQGRIDLFKRIVNDEYNLSSPDDPAREQTISASKKNIGHYQKLEELDKKLHELVREGYIKNRDHMIELLNQSGIEVTRSTKKSITVVLPNQKTKNRLKGGIYDANFTGAQALGELSQSSSRRIREFHNRNPQEELKGNRQKLEELIRKRDKFNRQKFGIQPSRNYIDPKQEQKMDISAHGYDSADNRNGGGISYALLFGGAANQENETGCHQGAAGAFGRTNKRDGIN